From the genome of Sphingobacterium kitahiroshimense, one region includes:
- a CDS encoding NAD(P)/FAD-dependent oxidoreductase, producing MNTIFLKLTGTNHILGHKLRFPDFPNISETLEIPVLIIGGGIAGLTAGYTLNKRGGKDFFLVELEAETGGNAKSGENKYSKYPLGAHYLPLPNASNVELIDFLFDVGVVIGRDDNGNPIFDEEQLSFAPQERLFIKNYWQEGIVPQYGSSDADQQEFTRFLHKMEEFKALKDQNGHYIFNIPMCYSSPEKFDLGLDQITMEEWLRKEGYTSSYLHEYLNYCCRDDYGTGIKYTAAFAVIHYFAARKHDFKKDEDAVLTWQEGNGRLAKLLAESFENQILKQHMVYKITVNESNVEVLLFDAQRKVSKKIIAEKVINCCPQYVNKYLLPQRGKNFQLLQYAPWIVATVVLHKFPFADGANLAWENIIFGAKGLGYVYAQHQSLGQFTSPFVISYYHSLDGTDLNEQRRKLYNQTDEQWKEFIIKDLSIAHFGIEDEIISIEIFRHGHGMVSPIPGYLSSEYRKQLTLPIANKIFFAHSDLSGVSIFEEAFYQGRGAVDDMLDSWEA from the coding sequence ATGAATACCATATTTCTAAAATTAACGGGGACAAACCATATTTTAGGACATAAACTACGGTTTCCTGATTTTCCAAATATTAGTGAGACACTGGAAATTCCAGTTTTAATTATAGGGGGTGGGATTGCAGGGCTTACAGCCGGATATACATTAAATAAGCGTGGAGGGAAAGATTTTTTTCTTGTAGAATTAGAGGCTGAGACGGGAGGGAATGCAAAGAGTGGAGAAAATAAGTATTCCAAATATCCACTTGGAGCTCATTATTTACCACTTCCAAATGCTTCTAATGTTGAGTTGATTGATTTTTTATTTGATGTAGGAGTTGTAATTGGCCGAGATGACAATGGCAATCCAATTTTTGACGAAGAGCAATTGTCCTTTGCTCCACAGGAACGTTTATTTATCAAAAATTATTGGCAGGAAGGTATTGTACCGCAATATGGAAGTAGTGATGCTGATCAACAAGAGTTTACAAGGTTTCTGCATAAGATGGAAGAGTTTAAAGCCTTGAAAGATCAAAATGGCCATTATATTTTTAATATTCCAATGTGCTATTCTTCACCCGAAAAATTTGATTTAGGCCTTGATCAAATAACGATGGAAGAGTGGTTACGAAAAGAAGGTTATACTTCGAGCTATCTTCATGAGTATCTTAATTATTGCTGTAGGGATGACTATGGTACTGGAATAAAATATACCGCTGCATTTGCGGTGATTCACTATTTTGCCGCTCGAAAGCACGATTTTAAAAAAGATGAAGATGCTGTACTTACGTGGCAAGAAGGAAATGGTCGATTAGCCAAGTTATTGGCTGAAAGCTTCGAAAATCAAATTCTGAAACAACATATGGTTTACAAAATAACGGTAAATGAAAGTAATGTTGAAGTGTTGCTGTTCGATGCGCAGAGAAAGGTGTCAAAAAAAATAATAGCTGAAAAAGTGATTAATTGCTGTCCGCAATATGTCAACAAGTACCTATTGCCGCAGAGAGGCAAAAATTTTCAACTGCTACAGTATGCTCCCTGGATTGTTGCAACAGTGGTGTTGCATAAATTTCCTTTTGCTGATGGCGCCAATCTTGCCTGGGAAAACATTATTTTTGGAGCAAAGGGATTAGGGTATGTATATGCACAGCACCAGAGTTTAGGCCAATTCACAAGTCCATTTGTGATTTCTTATTATCATAGTTTGGATGGTACGGATTTAAATGAACAAAGGCGTAAACTGTATAATCAAACTGATGAGCAATGGAAGGAGTTTATTATTAAGGATCTTTCAATAGCGCATTTTGGTATTGAAGATGAAATCATTTCTATAGAGATTTTTAGGCATGGCCATGGCATGGTTTCCCCAATTCCGGGTTATTTGTCTTCTGAATATAGAAAACAGCTGACTCTACCAATTGCTAACAAGATTTTCTTTGCTCATTCTGATTTAAGTGGAGTTTCTATTTTTGAAGAAGCTTTTTATCAAGGAAGGGGTGCTGTAGATGATATGCTTGATAGTTGGGAAGCATAA
- a CDS encoding ferredoxin--NADP reductase, which produces MHKLRITNIIPRENHNVTINFEPVSGEFPTYKAGQFLTLSFEFANRELRRSYSFSSSPDVDEPLSITVKRVENGEISRFLHHKIQEGDIVNALDPQGLFIYEPIEDSARTVFLFAAGIGITPLFSILKTALVRESKSKIVLAYSNSSPEVTPFKEELQQWAKKYPDRLQIIWIYSNSKNLMTARLNRDYILSILKNHLPTAHQDVLFYTCGPVIYMDLCRFTLLGMGFDESQIKRETFLLPENEEDDDDETEKEVDKTTYSIKLNFQGQSYHLDIPYNKSILDVGLENKIKLPYSCKSGMCSTCISNCSQGKVRMSYNEVLTDREVENGRILLCTGHPIETDTIIDVL; this is translated from the coding sequence ATGCACAAGCTCAGAATTACGAACATCATTCCGCGTGAAAATCACAATGTAACCATTAATTTCGAACCAGTATCAGGGGAGTTTCCAACTTATAAAGCTGGTCAATTTTTGACTTTATCTTTTGAATTTGCTAATCGGGAGTTGAGGAGATCGTATTCTTTTAGTAGTTCACCAGATGTCGATGAACCCTTAAGTATTACGGTTAAGCGGGTTGAAAACGGTGAGATTTCCCGTTTTTTACATCATAAAATTCAGGAGGGAGATATTGTGAATGCATTAGATCCACAAGGTCTGTTTATTTATGAACCTATTGAAGATAGCGCACGTACCGTATTTTTATTCGCCGCAGGTATTGGTATCACTCCTTTATTCTCCATCTTGAAGACTGCGTTGGTTCGTGAAAGTAAATCAAAGATAGTGCTGGCTTATAGCAATAGCTCTCCAGAGGTAACTCCTTTTAAAGAAGAACTACAGCAATGGGCAAAAAAATATCCGGATCGTCTTCAGATCATTTGGATTTATTCAAATAGTAAAAATCTGATGACAGCACGATTGAATAGAGATTATATCCTTTCCATTTTGAAAAATCATTTGCCAACTGCACATCAGGACGTTCTGTTTTACACCTGTGGTCCAGTGATCTATATGGACTTGTGTCGTTTCACTTTGTTGGGGATGGGGTTTGATGAATCTCAAATCAAACGGGAGACCTTTTTGCTTCCTGAAAATGAAGAAGACGATGATGATGAAACAGAAAAAGAGGTGGATAAGACGACTTACTCCATCAAATTAAACTTTCAAGGCCAAAGCTATCATTTAGATATTCCTTATAATAAATCTATTTTAGATGTGGGTTTGGAAAACAAGATTAAGCTTCCATATTCCTGCAAGTCGGGTATGTGCAGTACATGTATATCAAATTGCTCCCAAGGAAAAGTGCGTATGTCGTATAATGAGGTACTGACAGATCGTGAAGTTGAAAATGGACGTATTTTACTTTGTACGGGACATCCAATTGAAACAGATACGATTATCGATGTGCTTTAG
- a CDS encoding acetoacetate--CoA ligase: MSNLLWKPSVAYQQESSLYQFKQFVEQKRQFKMDSYPILWDWSVSNLEEFWEDIAAFFDVIFHTPHQEIFQASPQGFIGSKWFEGATLNYAEHIFRKSTAERPALLFQEENKPLQSISWDELEGMVSSLQRFLIGQGIEKGDRVVGVLRNSPASIALFLAANSIGAIWSCCSPDFGSSSILERFSQVTPKLLFADAEYSYNNKLFDLKDAMIDLSSNLESLVHDVVFVDEQVWKDAVSQETGVPLRFTAVPFDHPIWILYSSGTTGKPKAITHSCGGILLEHLKALALHQNVQEGERFIWYATTGWMMWNYALSSLLLGATLCIYEGSLAYPEKLSFWNFIGQHEIDHVGAGAAYYIANQHIELTQPRFQPKTIGSTGSPLPPQTFSWLQKQFPQAQIVSLSGGTDVCSAFLSGNPLLPVYAGEIQCLTLGSKIEAYNENGESVKNEVGELVITLPMPSMPIYFWNDLDNEKYQESYFEKYPGVWCHGDWIKFTEHQGVIVYGRSDATLNRGGVRIGTAEIYNILNSFSEVEDSLIICLDQEDGTSTMPLYVQMKHGISLTDDLKTAIKLKLRKSYSPRHVPDDIIAVPTIPYTLSGKKLEIPVKKIMMGTPLEKAVSVAVLRDSKSLDFWVKLLLDSE; the protein is encoded by the coding sequence ATGAGTAATTTACTTTGGAAGCCTTCTGTTGCTTATCAACAGGAATCTTCTTTATACCAGTTTAAGCAATTTGTAGAACAGAAACGACAATTTAAGATGGATTCTTATCCTATACTTTGGGACTGGTCAGTTTCAAATCTGGAGGAATTCTGGGAAGATATCGCCGCGTTTTTTGACGTAATTTTTCATACTCCTCACCAAGAAATTTTTCAAGCTTCTCCACAAGGATTTATTGGTTCTAAATGGTTTGAAGGTGCCACTTTAAATTATGCGGAACATATTTTCCGAAAATCTACTGCAGAACGGCCGGCTCTTTTGTTCCAGGAAGAGAATAAGCCCCTTCAGAGCATTTCTTGGGACGAACTGGAAGGAATGGTTAGTTCATTGCAGCGGTTCTTGATAGGGCAGGGTATAGAGAAGGGAGATCGTGTTGTGGGTGTGTTGAGAAACAGTCCCGCTTCTATCGCTCTTTTTTTAGCGGCTAACAGTATTGGCGCTATCTGGTCATGCTGTTCTCCAGATTTTGGATCGTCAAGTATATTGGAACGATTTTCTCAGGTGACACCTAAGCTTTTGTTCGCAGATGCAGAGTATAGCTATAATAACAAATTGTTTGATCTTAAAGATGCGATGATTGATCTATCTTCAAATCTGGAAAGTCTGGTACACGATGTCGTTTTTGTGGATGAACAGGTCTGGAAAGATGCGGTATCACAAGAGACAGGAGTGCCGTTGCGTTTTACAGCGGTACCTTTTGACCATCCAATTTGGATTTTATACTCTTCTGGTACGACAGGTAAGCCTAAGGCAATTACGCACAGCTGTGGTGGTATTTTATTGGAGCATTTAAAAGCATTGGCTTTACACCAGAATGTGCAAGAGGGGGAGCGATTTATCTGGTATGCAACCACCGGGTGGATGATGTGGAACTATGCGCTTTCTTCCTTATTACTGGGGGCTACCCTTTGTATTTATGAGGGTTCATTGGCCTATCCTGAAAAGTTATCTTTTTGGAATTTTATTGGACAGCACGAGATTGACCATGTGGGGGCTGGCGCCGCCTATTATATCGCCAATCAGCATATTGAATTGACGCAACCTCGTTTTCAACCCAAAACGATTGGTTCAACAGGCTCTCCATTGCCTCCGCAGACCTTTTCCTGGTTACAAAAGCAATTTCCCCAAGCGCAGATTGTTTCACTGAGTGGCGGTACAGATGTCTGTAGTGCATTTTTATCTGGAAATCCTTTATTACCTGTCTATGCCGGTGAAATACAGTGTTTAACCTTAGGGTCAAAGATTGAAGCCTATAATGAAAATGGAGAATCAGTGAAAAATGAAGTAGGTGAACTGGTTATAACGCTCCCTATGCCATCAATGCCCATATATTTTTGGAATGATCTTGATAATGAAAAGTATCAGGAGAGCTATTTTGAAAAATACCCAGGAGTGTGGTGTCATGGCGACTGGATCAAATTTACGGAACATCAGGGTGTTATCGTTTATGGCCGTTCTGATGCTACTTTGAATCGAGGTGGCGTACGAATTGGTACTGCTGAAATCTATAATATATTGAACAGCTTTTCTGAGGTTGAGGATAGTTTAATAATTTGTCTAGATCAGGAAGACGGAACGTCTACCATGCCACTGTATGTGCAAATGAAACATGGGATCTCTTTAACTGATGATCTGAAAACTGCCATCAAATTAAAGTTAAGAAAGAGCTATAGTCCGCGTCATGTGCCTGATGATATCATTGCGGTACCAACGATACCTTACACCCTTAGTGGTAAGAAATTGGAGATTCCTGTAAAAAAAATAATGATGGGAACTCCGCTGGAGAAAGCGGTGAGCGTCGCTGTATTAAGAGATTCGAAGTCTCTTGATTTTTGGGTCAAATTATTATTGGATAGTGAGTAA
- a CDS encoding acyl-CoA carboxylase subunit beta, which yields MNELIVELELKRAALRLGGGEDKIKKLKAKGKLTAWERVEYLLDDHKAYIEIAQFAGDNMYPEEGGCPNAGVVCVLGYVKDELCVIVSNDATVKAGAWFPISCKKNLRAQEIAMENKIPIIYLVDSAGVFLPMQDQIFPDKEHFGRIFRNNAKMSSMGIPQIAAIMGSCVAGGAYLPIMSDYAFIVEGTGSVFLAGPYLVKSAIGETVDAETLGGASTHSVISGVTDNKFPDEASCLDAIKGVMDKLGAHPKAGFNRKEAKAPLRQSSEIAEILPLDRTKPYSMHKLLEALVDEGTFEEYKQDYGKTIVCGLARIDGWAVGIVANQREIVKAKKPAGAVEMQMGGVIYSDSADKAARFIMNCNQQLIPLVFLQDVTGFMVGSRSEQGGIIKDGAKMVNAMANSVVPKFTFIIGNSYGAGNYAMCGKAYDPRLIYAWPTAQMAVMSGAAAGNTLLQIQESALKSKGIEISEEEKNTLLDDIKKRYLEQLSPYYAAARIWVDGVIRPDETRSVISLGIEAANHNPITERYNVGVIQT from the coding sequence ATGAATGAACTAATTGTAGAGTTAGAACTAAAAAGAGCAGCACTTCGCTTGGGAGGTGGCGAAGATAAAATCAAAAAATTAAAAGCCAAAGGAAAGCTCACTGCATGGGAGCGTGTCGAATACCTCCTAGATGATCACAAAGCTTATATTGAAATTGCCCAGTTTGCCGGAGACAATATGTACCCTGAAGAAGGCGGTTGTCCAAATGCAGGTGTTGTCTGTGTTTTAGGGTATGTTAAAGACGAATTATGCGTCATTGTCTCTAATGATGCAACTGTAAAGGCTGGTGCCTGGTTCCCCATTAGCTGCAAAAAAAATCTACGTGCGCAAGAAATTGCTATGGAGAACAAAATTCCCATCATATACCTTGTCGATTCTGCAGGTGTCTTTTTACCGATGCAGGATCAAATATTCCCTGATAAAGAGCATTTTGGACGCATTTTTAGAAATAATGCTAAAATGTCCTCTATGGGTATACCTCAAATAGCCGCTATAATGGGCAGTTGTGTTGCGGGAGGTGCCTATTTACCGATCATGTCCGACTACGCATTTATCGTTGAAGGAACCGGCTCTGTATTTTTAGCTGGCCCCTATCTGGTCAAATCTGCTATCGGTGAGACTGTTGATGCCGAAACATTAGGAGGCGCAAGCACACATTCTGTTATTTCTGGCGTTACAGACAATAAATTTCCAGATGAAGCAAGCTGTCTTGATGCTATAAAAGGTGTTATGGATAAACTTGGTGCGCATCCAAAAGCAGGATTTAATCGTAAAGAAGCCAAGGCGCCTTTACGTCAAAGCTCCGAAATCGCAGAAATATTGCCTTTAGATCGCACAAAACCGTATTCCATGCACAAGCTTTTAGAAGCTTTAGTTGACGAGGGTACTTTTGAAGAATATAAACAGGATTATGGCAAAACGATTGTCTGTGGTCTTGCCCGTATTGACGGATGGGCAGTAGGAATCGTTGCAAACCAACGTGAAATTGTTAAAGCAAAGAAACCAGCTGGTGCTGTTGAAATGCAGATGGGTGGCGTAATATACAGCGATTCTGCAGATAAGGCTGCACGCTTTATCATGAACTGTAATCAACAATTAATTCCACTGGTATTTCTGCAAGATGTAACAGGTTTCATGGTCGGTAGTCGCTCCGAACAGGGCGGCATAATTAAAGATGGAGCAAAGATGGTCAATGCTATGGCAAATTCAGTTGTGCCCAAGTTTACCTTTATCATCGGTAACAGTTACGGAGCTGGTAATTATGCAATGTGCGGTAAGGCATACGATCCTAGACTCATATATGCTTGGCCTACGGCGCAGATGGCTGTTATGAGCGGCGCTGCTGCCGGTAATACCCTCTTACAGATTCAAGAATCTGCCTTAAAATCAAAAGGCATAGAAATATCTGAAGAAGAGAAGAACACACTGCTAGATGATATTAAGAAGCGTTATTTGGAACAGCTCAGCCCCTATTACGCGGCTGCCCGTATTTGGGTCGATGGAGTAATCAGACCTGATGAAACGAGAAGTGTTATTAGTCTCGGTATAGAAGCTGCAAATCATAATCCAATTACTGAACGCTACAATGTTGGTGTAATCCAAACCTGA
- a CDS encoding acyl-CoA dehydrogenase family protein: MFIENEQQMMMIRQSARDFAETHIRPYIMEWDEAQTFPAPLFKKLGEHGFMGIIVPEAYGGSGFGYQEYITVLDEISKVCGSIGLSVAAHNSLCTNHILSFANESQKQKYLPKLATGEWLGAWGLTETGSGSDAGGLATVAVRDGDYFVLNGSKNFITHAISSDVAVVLARTGEKGDKKGVTAFIVEKGTEGFSAGKKENKLGMRASETACLFFDNCRIHQDQMVGEEGQGFVQALKLLDGGRISIAALSLGIARGAYECALKYANEREQFNQKIFEFQAVGFKLAEMATEIQAAELLTRQAGYMKDRGERISKIGAMAKLYASETAVSVSNESVQIFGGYGFTKDYPAEKFFRDAKLCTIGEGTSSIQKMVISREIQKDA, encoded by the coding sequence ATGTTTATTGAAAATGAACAACAAATGATGATGATTCGCCAAAGTGCTAGAGACTTTGCTGAAACTCATATTCGTCCCTACATCATGGAGTGGGATGAAGCACAAACATTTCCTGCACCTTTATTTAAGAAGCTCGGCGAGCATGGCTTTATGGGCATTATTGTCCCGGAAGCTTATGGTGGATCTGGCTTTGGATACCAGGAGTATATAACCGTTTTGGACGAGATCTCCAAAGTTTGTGGTTCCATAGGACTTTCGGTAGCGGCACATAATTCATTGTGTACAAATCATATATTGAGTTTCGCAAATGAAAGTCAGAAGCAGAAATATCTACCAAAATTGGCAACAGGAGAATGGCTGGGAGCTTGGGGTTTAACAGAAACGGGTTCGGGGTCTGATGCTGGAGGATTAGCGACTGTTGCGGTTCGCGACGGTGATTATTTTGTGCTGAATGGTTCTAAAAACTTCATCACACATGCCATAAGCTCGGACGTAGCTGTTGTACTTGCCCGTACCGGTGAGAAAGGTGACAAAAAGGGTGTTACTGCTTTTATTGTCGAGAAGGGGACAGAAGGTTTTTCTGCAGGTAAAAAGGAAAATAAATTAGGGATGCGTGCTTCAGAGACCGCATGTTTGTTTTTCGATAATTGTCGTATTCATCAGGATCAGATGGTCGGTGAAGAGGGGCAGGGTTTTGTTCAGGCATTGAAACTATTGGATGGTGGCCGTATTTCTATCGCTGCTTTATCATTGGGTATTGCTCGTGGTGCTTATGAATGTGCGTTAAAGTATGCAAATGAAAGAGAGCAGTTCAATCAAAAGATTTTTGAATTTCAGGCGGTTGGATTTAAGCTTGCAGAGATGGCTACAGAAATTCAGGCAGCAGAGCTGCTGACCCGTCAAGCTGGATATATGAAAGATCGTGGTGAACGCATTTCTAAAATAGGAGCAATGGCAAAGCTATACGCTTCAGAAACGGCAGTTTCGGTTTCTAATGAATCTGTTCAGATTTTTGGAGGATATGGCTTTACAAAAGATTATCCTGCTGAAAAGTTCTTTAGAGACGCAAAATTATGTACAATCGGGGAAGGTACGTCGAGTATACAGAAGATGGTTATTTCTCGGGAAATTCAAAAAGATGCCTAA
- a CDS encoding hydroxymethylglutaryl-CoA lyase — MPKKEDIILVECPRDAIQGISHVIPTEKKVKYLNMLLESELFDWLDCGSFVSPKAVPQLADTEEVLRQLNTSGKTKLLGIIANEQGALRAVKSDNLTYLGYPFSISEVFQQRNTNASIIDSFERLKGIVEIAHQHKKEMVVYISMAFGNPFGDFWSNELVLDWMDKIAALGVVEFSLADTTSEATLPQITQLFEQALQRFTTLNIGAHFHSPKASSLDKINAAYLAGCRKFDGAILGYGGCPFAEDELVGNIPTEDLIYYFERKGQDKILTFGGEFINLIA; from the coding sequence ATGCCTAAAAAAGAAGATATAATTTTGGTAGAATGTCCCAGGGATGCCATTCAAGGGATATCGCATGTGATTCCAACGGAAAAAAAAGTTAAGTATTTGAACATGTTGCTTGAAAGCGAATTGTTTGACTGGCTTGACTGTGGATCGTTTGTTTCTCCAAAAGCTGTTCCGCAATTGGCGGATACTGAAGAAGTGCTTCGTCAGCTGAATACGTCCGGTAAAACGAAGCTGCTGGGGATCATTGCTAATGAACAAGGTGCTCTACGTGCTGTGAAATCGGATAATCTCACTTATTTGGGCTATCCTTTTTCCATCTCTGAGGTTTTTCAGCAACGAAATACAAATGCTTCTATCATTGATTCATTTGAACGTCTGAAAGGTATTGTGGAAATTGCACATCAACACAAAAAAGAAATGGTGGTGTATATATCCATGGCTTTTGGAAATCCATTTGGTGATTTTTGGAGTAATGAGCTCGTGCTTGATTGGATGGACAAGATTGCTGCCCTAGGGGTGGTGGAATTCTCTTTGGCAGACACAACCTCTGAGGCAACATTGCCACAGATAACACAACTTTTTGAACAGGCATTACAACGGTTTACAACCTTAAATATCGGTGCACATTTTCATTCTCCTAAGGCAAGTAGTCTAGATAAAATCAATGCCGCTTACCTTGCTGGATGTCGAAAATTTGATGGTGCTATTTTAGGATACGGAGGCTGTCCGTTTGCCGAAGATGAGTTGGTAGGGAATATTCCAACGGAAGATTTGATATATTATTTTGAGCGAAAAGGGCAGGATAAAATATTGACCTTTGGTGGTGAATTTATTAATTTAATAGCATAA
- a CDS encoding enoyl-CoA hydratase/isomerase family protein — protein MSGHLNYKFIKVKQADHVFYLTLARPEKRNAFTPLMIDEIYHAIQIADSDPDVRVLILDAEGPVFCAGMDLKAFENPDVSELAKTVPHVDLSLGEVMSQLNKPSIAVLEGNVIAGGFLMILECTYVIAKSTVQFSLPEVQLGLFPFQVLAGLLKHLPHNKAMDLCIRPEVISAQEMKNMGLVFELMDQKPDMLPDLINKLTSIAPLAVKMGFESAKQLEGLRKADQYAFLLEQLQRLRTSHDFKEGMAARMEKRPPNWKGE, from the coding sequence ATGAGTGGTCATTTGAATTATAAGTTTATTAAGGTGAAACAGGCCGATCATGTTTTTTATTTGACCTTGGCGCGTCCTGAAAAACGAAATGCTTTTACACCGTTGATGATCGACGAGATCTATCATGCCATACAAATCGCAGATTCAGATCCGGATGTTAGGGTGCTTATTCTCGACGCGGAAGGTCCTGTATTTTGTGCTGGTATGGATTTGAAAGCTTTTGAAAATCCAGATGTTTCCGAGCTGGCAAAGACGGTTCCACATGTTGATTTGTCTTTGGGAGAAGTCATGTCACAATTGAATAAACCTTCGATCGCAGTGCTCGAAGGAAATGTGATTGCGGGAGGTTTTTTAATGATTCTGGAATGCACCTATGTTATTGCGAAGTCGACAGTTCAGTTCTCTTTACCAGAGGTGCAACTTGGATTGTTTCCTTTTCAGGTTTTGGCGGGTCTGCTGAAGCATTTGCCCCATAACAAAGCAATGGATCTATGCATTCGTCCAGAGGTGATTTCAGCTCAAGAAATGAAAAATATGGGTTTAGTTTTTGAACTGATGGATCAGAAACCCGATATGTTGCCAGATTTGATCAATAAGCTGACGTCTATTGCGCCATTAGCGGTTAAGATGGGCTTTGAGTCAGCGAAACAATTAGAAGGGCTTAGAAAGGCTGATCAGTATGCTTTTCTTCTTGAGCAGTTGCAAAGGCTGAGAACAAGTCATGATTTTAAAGAGGGAATGGCCGCGCGTATGGAAAAAAGACCTCCAAATTGGAAAGGCGAGTAA
- a CDS encoding CocE/NonD family hydrolase, whose amino-acid sequence MNKVFLAFSVLATTFSFQVKAQSILETDYVKKNYDKKEISVPMRDGVKLFTTIYTPKDKSQQYPVLLNRTPYTVSPYGEDKYKETLGNFPAMTLEGYIFVYQDVRGKWMSEGTFEDIRPTNLKKGKKDIDESTDTYDLLEWLSKNLKNYNGKAGMYGISYPGFYSTVSLTKTHPSLKAVSPQAPVTNWYLGDDFHHNGVLFTGDAFKFMSSFGIPRPKPITPDQAPKTFQYPSKDVYQFYMNAGTAKDLKDNYFADSIKFWNDVFDHPHYDQFWKDREILPHLTDVKPAVMVVGGFFDAEDAYGTFETYKAIEKQNPKNNSILVAGPWFHGGWVRGDGSSFGDIQFDQKTSVTYQEKFELPFFNYYLKGKGDFKGAEANIFVTGSNQWKSFDKWPPKDVEDKKLYLQPQGKLGFEKVGRTDSWDEYVSDPNKPVPYQGGVMESRTREYMIDDQRFASSRPDVMVYQTEPLNEDITIVGPIKNFLKVSTSGTDADYVVKLIDVYPANSPSSNNKVMDGYQMLVRGEIMAGKYRNGFEKAEPMQPDFVTAVNYSMPDVAHTFKKGHRIMIQVQNTWFPIAERNPQQFFEGYEAKSSDYRKATHRIFHDHNNSSYIEFSILK is encoded by the coding sequence ATGAACAAAGTATTTTTAGCTTTTTCAGTGCTTGCAACAACCTTTTCATTTCAAGTAAAGGCTCAGTCAATCCTCGAAACAGACTATGTTAAAAAGAATTATGATAAAAAGGAAATTTCAGTTCCGATGCGTGATGGGGTCAAATTATTTACCACCATCTACACACCAAAAGACAAAAGCCAGCAATATCCTGTTTTATTAAACCGCACCCCTTATACCGTAAGCCCTTATGGTGAAGATAAATACAAAGAAACGTTAGGGAATTTCCCGGCAATGACTTTAGAAGGTTACATCTTTGTTTACCAAGATGTACGGGGCAAATGGATGAGCGAAGGAACCTTTGAAGATATAAGACCGACAAACTTAAAAAAAGGAAAAAAAGATATTGATGAAAGTACGGATACCTATGACTTACTAGAATGGCTTAGCAAAAACCTAAAGAACTACAATGGTAAAGCAGGCATGTACGGCATTTCTTATCCAGGATTTTACTCCACAGTAAGTCTTACGAAAACACATCCATCATTAAAAGCAGTATCACCGCAAGCTCCGGTAACAAACTGGTACCTGGGCGATGACTTTCATCATAATGGCGTACTTTTCACAGGAGATGCATTTAAATTCATGTCCAGCTTCGGTATTCCTAGACCTAAACCCATTACGCCAGATCAGGCACCCAAGACTTTTCAATATCCTTCAAAAGATGTTTATCAGTTCTACATGAATGCCGGGACAGCGAAAGACCTGAAAGACAACTATTTTGCCGATTCTATCAAATTTTGGAATGATGTCTTTGACCACCCACATTATGATCAGTTTTGGAAAGATAGAGAGATATTACCGCACTTAACCGATGTTAAACCAGCCGTTATGGTAGTTGGAGGCTTTTTTGATGCCGAAGATGCCTACGGAACATTTGAAACTTACAAAGCGATCGAAAAACAAAACCCAAAGAATAATTCGATCCTCGTGGCTGGCCCCTGGTTTCACGGAGGCTGGGTACGTGGTGACGGTAGCTCTTTTGGTGATATTCAATTTGACCAGAAAACAAGTGTGACGTATCAGGAAAAATTTGAACTACCCTTTTTCAATTATTATCTGAAAGGGAAGGGTGATTTTAAGGGGGCAGAAGCGAATATCTTTGTAACAGGAAGCAACCAATGGAAATCATTTGATAAATGGCCTCCAAAAGATGTAGAGGACAAAAAACTCTACCTACAACCTCAAGGCAAACTAGGGTTTGAAAAAGTAGGACGTACAGATTCTTGGGATGAATATGTTAGTGATCCTAACAAACCTGTACCTTATCAAGGTGGTGTTATGGAGAGCAGGACACGTGAGTACATGATCGACGACCAGCGTTTCGCCTCATCTAGACCCGATGTTATGGTTTATCAAACAGAACCTTTAAACGAAGATATCACAATAGTTGGCCCCATTAAAAACTTCCTAAAAGTATCAACCTCTGGAACAGACGCAGATTATGTCGTAAAACTTATTGATGTCTACCCTGCAAACAGCCCATCCTCCAACAATAAAGTAATGGATGGCTACCAAATGCTGGTTCGCGGTGAAATTATGGCTGGAAAATATCGGAATGGATTTGAGAAGGCAGAACCTATGCAACCGGATTTTGTTACTGCGGTTAACTACAGCATGCCTGATGTAGCGCATACGTTCAAAAAAGGACACCGCATCATGATTCAGGTACAAAATACGTGGTTTCCAATTGCAGAACGTAATCCACAGCAGTTTTTTGAAGGTTATGAAGCCAAATCGAGTGACTACAGGAAAGCAACACATCGTATTTTTCATGATCACAACAATTCGTCATATATTGAATTTTCGATCTTAAAATAG